In Terriglobales bacterium, a genomic segment contains:
- a CDS encoding carboxymuconolactone decarboxylase family protein — protein MNQEPSAARKMLGDFAPKLVELTDDVLFGDVWERPELSKRDRSLATVAALIALNRPDQLRFHLNRAVENGVKKEELIEAITHLAFYAGWPSAMSAITIAKEVFSQA, from the coding sequence ATGAATCAAGAACCTTCAGCAGCCCGTAAAATGCTCGGCGACTTTGCTCCCAAGCTCGTCGAGTTAACCGACGACGTGCTCTTTGGTGACGTGTGGGAGCGTCCGGAGCTTTCCAAGCGTGACCGCAGTCTGGCAACCGTGGCCGCGCTGATTGCTTTGAATCGGCCGGATCAGTTGCGGTTCCATCTGAATAGAGCGGTGGAAAATGGAGTCAAGAAAGAAGAGCTGATCGAGGCAATTACGCATCTGGCGTTTTATGCGGGCTGGCCGAGCGCGATGAGCGCCATCACGATCGCAAAAGAGGTATTCTCGCAGGCGTAG